In Pleurocapsa sp. PCC 7319, the following are encoded in one genomic region:
- a CDS encoding heavy metal translocating P-type ATPase: MNTKTNTEKINLKLTGMSCAGCASSIEDAILAVPGVAECSVNFGAEQAIVIYEPRQTSIEDIKEAVKEAGYSSTLFQSQEMFTSEDDAEKAVRQAESRDLIRKIIVGGVISIILVIGSLPMMTGLKLSFIPAWLHNPWLQMILTAPVQFWCGYRFYIGGWKAFKRHAATMDTLIALGTSAAYFYSLFATIFPNFFLDRGLMPEVYYETAAVVITLILLGQWFENRAKGQTSEAIRKLIGLQARNARVIRNEKEIDIPISEVQIGDTILVRPGEKIPVDGEIISGSSTIDEAMVTGESRPIKKQPGDEVIGATINKTGSFKFKATRVGSDTVLAQIVKLVQDAQGSKAPIQRLADRVTGWFVPVVIAIAIATFVLWFVIMGNVSLALITTVGVLIIACPCALGLATPTSVMVGTGKGAENGILIKGAESLELAHKIQTIVLDKTGTITQGKPTVTNYATIKGITDSAELKLLGLVAAVERNSEHPLAEAVVRYAQSQNVDLIDANDFKAIAGSGVQGVVSDHLVQIGTQRWMSELGIASTAFQSHKDTWEADGQTVVLIAVDRELDGIMGIADAIKPTSPAAVRALRNLNLEVVMLTGDNQKTAEAIAREVGIVRVEAEVRPEQKATKVKELQQEGKIVAMVGDGINDAPALAQADVGIAIGTGTDVAIAASDITLISGELQGIVTAIELSKATISNIRQNLFFAFIYNVLGIPIAAGILFPFFGWLLNPIIAGGAMAFSSVSVVTNALRLRNFSASSKL, encoded by the coding sequence ATGAACACGAAAACAAATACAGAAAAAATCAATCTCAAACTCACTGGGATGAGTTGTGCTGGTTGTGCCAGTAGCATAGAGGATGCAATTCTGGCTGTACCTGGAGTAGCCGAATGTAGCGTTAATTTCGGTGCCGAACAAGCTATCGTGATATACGAGCCCCGCCAAACAAGTATTGAGGACATCAAAGAGGCAGTAAAAGAAGCAGGATATTCCTCTACTTTGTTTCAGTCACAAGAAATGTTTACGAGCGAGGATGATGCCGAAAAAGCAGTCCGTCAAGCTGAATCCCGCGATTTAATTCGCAAAATAATCGTTGGTGGTGTAATTAGCATCATCCTAGTTATCGGTTCGCTGCCGATGATGACAGGATTAAAACTTTCTTTTATTCCTGCATGGTTGCATAACCCTTGGCTACAAATGATTTTAACTGCCCCAGTACAGTTTTGGTGTGGATACAGATTCTATATTGGTGGGTGGAAAGCTTTTAAACGTCATGCTGCCACGATGGATACATTGATTGCCCTGGGTACTAGTGCAGCCTATTTTTATTCTCTATTTGCTACTATCTTTCCTAACTTTTTTCTTGATCGGGGCTTGATGCCAGAAGTATATTATGAAACCGCTGCCGTAGTTATTACTTTAATTCTTTTAGGACAGTGGTTTGAAAATCGTGCCAAAGGACAAACCTCAGAAGCGATTCGTAAATTGATTGGTCTACAAGCGAGGAATGCCAGAGTTATTCGTAATGAAAAGGAAATTGATATTCCTATAAGTGAAGTCCAAATTGGTGACACTATTTTGGTGCGCCCCGGAGAAAAGATCCCTGTAGATGGAGAAATAATTAGCGGCAGTTCTACCATTGATGAAGCAATGGTAACAGGAGAAAGTAGACCCATAAAAAAACAACCAGGGGATGAAGTAATTGGGGCAACTATCAATAAGACAGGCAGTTTTAAATTTAAAGCTACCAGAGTCGGCTCAGATACAGTTTTGGCGCAGATAGTGAAACTGGTTCAAGATGCCCAGGGTTCCAAAGCACCGATTCAAAGACTAGCCGATCGCGTAACGGGTTGGTTTGTGCCTGTAGTAATTGCGATCGCCATTGCTACTTTTGTCTTGTGGTTTGTCATCATGGGTAATGTGTCTTTGGCTTTGATTACTACTGTTGGGGTACTAATTATTGCTTGTCCCTGTGCTTTAGGTTTAGCGACTCCTACTTCGGTAATGGTAGGGACGGGTAAAGGTGCCGAAAACGGTATTTTGATTAAAGGTGCAGAGAGTTTAGAATTGGCTCACAAAATTCAAACTATTGTTTTAGATAAAACTGGCACGATTACTCAAGGCAAACCTACTGTTACTAATTACGCTACGATAAAAGGTATTACAGACAGTGCCGAACTTAAGTTACTCGGTTTGGTAGCAGCAGTAGAACGTAATTCCGAACATCCTCTTGCAGAAGCAGTTGTTAGATATGCTCAGTCGCAGAATGTTGATTTAATTGACGCTAATGATTTTAAGGCGATCGCCGGAAGTGGAGTACAGGGTGTCGTCTCAGATCACTTGGTACAAATAGGTACTCAACGCTGGATGTCCGAGTTAGGCATTGCATCGACTGCTTTTCAGTCACACAAAGATACTTGGGAAGCCGATGGTCAAACTGTAGTTCTAATTGCTGTAGATAGAGAATTAGACGGAATTATGGGTATTGCCGATGCAATCAAACCCACTTCTCCAGCAGCAGTTAGGGCATTACGTAACTTAAATTTAGAAGTAGTAATGCTGACAGGAGATAATCAAAAAACTGCCGAAGCGATCGCTCGTGAAGTAGGAATAGTTCGCGTAGAGGCTGAGGTTCGTCCCGAGCAAAAAGCAACCAAGGTAAAGGAGTTACAGCAGGAAGGAAAAATAGTTGCAATGGTCGGAGATGGCATAAATGATGCTCCTGCACTAGCGCAAGCAGATGTAGGTATTGCCATTGGTACAGGAACAGACGTGGCGATCGCAGCTAGTGATATTACCTTGATTTCGGGAGAATTACAGGGCATAGTAACAGCAATAGAGTTAAGTAAAGCGACTATCAGTAATATTCGTCAAAATCTCTTTTTTGCTTTTATTTATAATGTTTTGGGTATTCCTATCGCCGCGGGTATTCTCTTTCCTTTCTTTGGTTGGCTGCTCAATCCCATTATTGCTGGAGGGGCAATGGCTTTCAGTTCGGTTTCAGTGGTAACAAACGCTCTCCGTCTGCGTAATTTTTCTGCAAGCTCTAAGCTCTAA